In Pyrenophora tritici-repentis strain M4 chromosome 6, whole genome shotgun sequence, the DNA window TTAAAGTACCCAAAAaatataacccaaccccaacccaacccaacccaacccaagcccaaccctaccacttggtctgtgcgaccccagcccagccctaacccatggtctgtgcgaccccaacccaaccctaacccatggtctgtgcgaccccaacccaaccccaacccaagactgggtatacccaacccatttgccagcgtaggttagactagcgcgacccggcatctgagagagccaatcggatcacaggaaggcttggcaccccctaggtgtgcccacaaccgtagacagaaccaacacacaatcaacaatcaatatcatcaccattattacctatttcatcagtattccagatgagagtgaatatctgacaattctgtggatcagttaaattagtcagcgcgcacaatccaccgcgacccaactgatcgaacagcgttggacaAGAACAGAACAcgacatcagaccagaacaatacaatcgatccccatcatattattatactattatccccgtctttgataacccatcacaatctgacagGAGGAGGCTCTGCCTTAGGACTAGGTTATTGCAGTCTCTAAGGACGGCTAGACAACAAACGAGCTTAGTCTACAGTAGTTAAAGCACTTTAATAAGTATACAAAGAAGAGGGTAGTTAGCAGCCACTAACTACTTGTAATTAACGGCTATAAGAGCTACAACTCGCTTACATTCTAGCGATactgcaaggagaacaagaTTATTACTATCTACATGCCTCCTCACTCGTCGCACGTCCTGCAGCCTCTTAATGTGGGTTGTTTTGCCCCTTTAAAGAAGGCGTACGGGCGCTAAGCCGAAGATCTTATGCGCAACTAGATTACCTACATTACAAAGCTTGAGTTCCTACTATGCTTTATGCGCGCCTATAATACAGCAATTACTCCTACTAATATCTAAGGAGGGTTTCGAGGCGCTAGGTTAGTCCTATTTAACCCAGAACGGGTCACAACAGCCCTTGACGTTCAATTGCGTACTCTATTACTACTACTACCTATTAACAACGAGCCCTAGCAGTCGCAAACCCCAAGCAATACCCTTGAATTAGGGTCGCAATCGACGCTTATAAAGGCAAGGATTTAGAGGCATGTAGATAGCTCACCAACGTCTTTAGTGGAGGCCTTTGAGAAGGTCTCGAAGGGGGCAGCGATTATCGCGCATAAGCTAGTGTTAGCGCAAAAGGAGATCGCAGAGCTTCGAGCGGCGAATAAGGCTGCCACGCGACGTAGGTCGTATAAAAGGAAGCGGATTCAGGCAGAAGGGACCTTAATAGTTGAGGATAGGGCTCGTCTAGCTACTCTAAAGGAGTCTGGGGCGCGTAGTAATAGGAAGAAGCCAAAGACGCGGGTGAGCGCTAAAGGAGGTGAGCCAACTTAAAGGCGCTGTAGGCGCTGCAATCAGCCTAGGCATAACGCGCGTACGTGTAAGCAAGCAGTAGAAGTAGACTCTGAATGATATCGCATGTTGCATTGTCCTATACAGGGCTAAAGTGGGCTGTTCTGCGCCAGAATGGGGTGGTTTTGGTGGGGGCTTGGCAAAAGTGACCGGCCAAGCCGTGTGACCGGCGAAGCCGTGAGGTACGTTAGCATATCATATATAAAGAAGAGACTGATTTCCTATGAGAAACTGTGTAAAGCTAGTAATGCTGAATCGACAATGATGTAAGGGTTTGACGGATGGGAGCGCAACCTCGGCAGTCACTACGTGCAGACGATGCGGACTACTTCTATATTTGGCGCTGATCGTAGATCATAATCTGTATGCCATTTGTCTCAATACGGACTTTGAAGATAGAACACGGTTGATTTTTGGACATCTGCTTGTCCGCGGGGCAGGTTGATTGCAGTTAGGTCATGTGATAGACTAATCGCAGCAGCATTCGACTGAAAAGTCTCTCAAATACGACGACGTAGCTTAAAGGGGACCTTTTCTTCCTCACGAAATCCATAGGGTAGCGTGCGCGCGAAACAGCAAGCAAGATTTCACCCGCCACCTTTGGCTTGGCGCTTCCTGATTGGCTTGGCAGCCACCTAGGTAACTTCCTGGGGCCGCCCGCCCACACGCTATTTTGCATCCCTCCTCTACGCAATCATTCCACCAAGAATAGCGCTGTCGCTACTATCTCGTATTCACGGTAATTTTCGTACGCGTGTTTCGTTCCGTGCTCACTTTCAACCCGGGGCTATACGGCAGCGCCTGTTCGTCATGACATCTTCGAGCTCTGATTTATGACGAAAATTAGCTGTTGTTATTAGAGACAGTGGAACGTCAGATAAGTGAGTAATGAATGTAAATTCCGAAGTAGGAGCCCGCATATATACATATTCTCAAAACGAGGATCGCAAAGATATTCCACCGGCCCGTGCGGTCTACTCTCGTCGCCCTGCCGCTTTCGAAGGAGAAGCTTGCATATTTGTATCCTCCCAGAAAGGACGCTCGTCATAAACTCCATGCAGTTCGCGAGCCCATTTTTTCGTCTTACCCGACCACTGGGGGAACATCGATTCATCGGTTTGACAAAGTTCCTTGGGAACTTCTTCAACGACTTCGGACTCCAGTGCTGGTCCACTCGCAACAATCGCCAACTGCGGAAACATGAATTTATCGATTTGACCAAGTTCTTTGGGGATTTCGTCCTCAACTCCGTACTTCGGTAGTTCCCATCTTTTTCCCCACGCTGCCCCCGGGCCTGCTGCAGCCCTCAGCCTGTGCTGCCTGTCTTCAGCCCACCTCTTGCACTGAAGTTGCTGTCGGGCTATGTTATCTTTCAACGTCCTGCAATATTTAGCATGGCAATTTTTGCTTAGATATGGCAGATATCTGCACGGCGCTTGTTCTACGTACATCATCTTGAGATCATTCGGACCTTCATACTCTGTCGTCCAGAAATTTTCGCATTTTTGTCCCTGCCCGGAGCCGCCAGTTTGCGAAAGGCAGAACTGCTTTGGCGTTTCTTCACTTTGATCTGTCGAAACATCGAGCTCTTCTAGACGCTTTGGTTGGTCTGACATCTTTTGCTGCTTTTGTGGTGTCCTCGAAGAAGCGTCTGGCGCAACAGTGGTATTGTCGTCGATACCATTACCTTGCGCTGGCACAGTGAGGACAAGGGGTACTTTCCGGGGTCTTCCTCGTCCGCGTTTGATTACCGATCCATCAATAGGGTGCGCTAAGTTGGTATAAGGGTGGTTGGCCGGCTTTGCGACTTTTGGCACCGATCCCGCTGGTCTGCCATCCTTGCGCGGGCGGCCTCGGGGTCTCTTTTGTGGAGGTTCCTCAGCTTTTGGTGGTGTAGGGGACATCGCGACGTGTTTATTTATCGCTTTCAAGGTCGCTGGGGCTGTCAATTCGTGAGGAGTGGGAATGGTATGTCGAAATTGCACTGAAGAGATGTGCTCGGAAATGGGTGACTTCTGCGGTGAGCTAACATTTGTATAGTCTCTACACTTACTAGCTTACACATTTTTTTTTACATTTGACTAAGGACTAAAGTTATGCATTGGTACCGTGATTTACGCGGAGCGCTTCTCCGAATCATGTCATCGCTGAGCATTTTGTATTCAAAAAATGGTTCGCTTCCTCGCTACCAGGGTCTGCCAAAAGTTCTGCACCAACTAACACGAATCATACTAAAGATGACGATATTACTGACGAAAGAAATATGGTTATGCTCTACACTTCAAGCCTGCAGCCTGCACACTAAGCCCTTTCATCTTGTAACACTGTCATCTACCTATCCCCGATCAGAGCTCATATCCAGAGATTCATTCGCTTGGCACTCACTAGCTCGCCATCTATCCACTCCTTCCACAACGACGAGGCTACTGGACAACACTACCGTAATCACTCCCATTCGTGGCGATGATCTTAAACACAAGACTATGTCCCCACAGATAGCCCTCTCAAAGCCTCCCCGTCTAGCTGTCATAGCATACTGGACAGTGTGATTAGGCACTTAATAAGCTTttctggcgactacagtggcccTTGTACACTAGTACCTCAAGTACATTATGATACCCGGGTACCACAACTCCAGATCGATGGCTCATGCTCCGCACCCGAATATATTCCGGTTATTGGCCTGTACCCACTCATTCCAGCTGGGATCATCGGAGGGCTGATAATGGGGGTATGCTGCAAATTTCCCAAAGCCAGCACTGTCCATGACCCATTGCCCGTGCGCCTTTGTAACATCCAAGGGCTGTTGCTGGAGGTTTTCAGATGCGGTAGGTTGAGAAATACAGCCCCCTTCATGGAGTGCGGCGCCTTCTACGTCACCATCTTGTGGGACCTGTGGAGAAATATCCTCCGGCCCGCTACCCACTGCTGCATGGGACGAGACGCTAGCCTGAGTATCCTCGTCGTTTTGGGGTAAGTACGTGCCTCGGTTCCCGGTCTCATCATCTACCATGGGTGCAGCTTTTGGGATGTCGTTGACTGTGGATACATCTGGGACGACGGTCTGGTCATTTATCGTGTTCATCACCGGACTCGATGCTTGGCTTTTTGCCAGATGAGCAGCCAGAACCTCATCCACTGCGGTGACCGAATTTTCACTGCGATCATCAACCAGAGAGAGAACCTCGCGAGATGACTCCAAGTTTATGAAGCTACTCGTACCAGCATTTTCATTTACCTGCGAGTTAGCATAGATGTCCTCGCCCAGCGAGTTTTCTGGTTCATCCTGGACATCCATACCTAACCCAGAGATCTTATTCAGAATGAGCTCGATCACCTTCGTCTGCAAAGAGTTCGGGTACTTCGCTTGGCTATGCAGATTCATCCATGCGACTTGGCCAGACTTGTCAATTGGCGGATAGTCTTCCAAGAACCTTTTGGCAAGTTCTTCAACAAAGTCACCAAAGACATTGTCGTCTTCTGCAATGGTGAGAAACATTGCTGAAGGAATATCACCCTCCAGGTATGCAGTTATCGTAGGGATATCGGCTGCGACAAACGTTATGGGGTCTTTGCCAAACAACTGTTGAGCGAAACGCATCGCCATGGCCATGTCAAGCTCTTCCCGGGTTGCAGGCGAAGATACTACAATATCGCTTCTGCTAATCAGTAGCTCCAGACCGAAGTAGTTGCTGCGCTGCACGATCTCATATACATGAGCAGGATGTAAGCGCCAATCCACTCGCTTCTGCGCATCTGATTGTGCAAAGCGCGCACAGCGGGTCAGCTCCGAGATTATGTTCGCTGGTGGTATTGGCATCTCTCCGAGCAGCTGGGGAACTCTTGTATCGCGTGGGAGGACTGAGCTCAGTCGCCGGTTCAAGGCCTCCACGTTGCGCACTTCTGGCAATGCGCGATAGTCGACATCTTGAGGTCGACGAACACCATTACAACCCAGTGTGAAAGGATTAACCCTCATCGGGACATTTGGTTCGGTAAGGGCGAGCATATTTTGGTATTCCTCGGGTTTCTGGGGGTCGAAACGCTCGGGGTAGTACTCACCCTCTTCGACTTTGAACAGAGATTCTTGGCCAAGCACTTGGGGCACCTGATTCAAGATGGCCAGATGCCCAGAATTATCTCTCATGGACTCTGAGTTGGGCACTGTAGGCCCTGACACGGTGCCTTGAGCCAATCCAGAATGCAGGGCTGCAGACATCTCCTCGTAGGTCCATTTCCCGTTCCTCACGTCTGCAAACAACTCCTCGCCAACCTCAGGCGGCTCTTGCGTTTTCTGTCTCTTATTCGCCTGTCCAATGTTCTCCGATTGCTCCTCATCTACTGGCTTCCGCTTTGTCGATGTCGACGAGGCAGGAGACGACGTGGGAGTCTGGCGCTGCTGCTGATCCCCCGTTGATGCTACGGAATCACCAACGTGAGTAATCTTCGAGAAACTGAGCATCGGCGGTGGAGTCGGATTTACAACATGGGA includes these proteins:
- a CDS encoding DUF1421 domain containing protein, with translation MSNFNHQEATPSNKNIMRAQKSQTTESAQDRNHVPVQGAGSLNTVNNLQSPPKGTGKRTLEEFSMGNHDRENEDAMPNQMSDLTRRRRPSQANQHMLPGPDSAPRSTVDTPVSITKDLVPPVPELSLSWPLPKVVADPTKRRSIRTSMVWNSQDPHPDNRKMVALRIEHEDLRYVDYSIVDMPILTWLLIQERVHKLNEALTHFMPEELPKLSRTTNPREHMKPVVRWCKEEDSIQLLVNFWDSDTMIETLRPFAETKRDLSIYDAPPQPPAPSQAEVPPQPQLHPTSQLPPQTHVPANLPLHQPEPKRPYVPDWLPPFKEGTRINGAEIPVLAHTQEGRNVQPLSDVAKDKSHVVNPTPPPMLSFSKITHVGDSVASTGDQQQRQTPTSSPASSTSTKRKPVDEEQSENIGQANKRQKTQEPPEVGEELFADVRNGKWTYEEMSAALHSGLAQGTVSGPTVPNSESMRDNSGHLAILNQVPQVLGQESLFKVEEGEYYPERFDPQKPEEYQNMLALTEPNVPMRVNPFTLGCNGVRRPQDVDYRALPEVRNVEALNRRLSSVLPRDTRVPQLLGEMPIPPANIISELTRCARFAQSDAQKRVDWRLHPAHVYEIVQRSNYFGLELLISRSDIVVSSPATREELDMAMAMRFAQQLFGKDPITFVAADIPTITAYLEGDIPSAMFLTIAEDDNVFGDFVEELAKRFLEDYPPIDKSGQVAWMNLHSQAKYPNSLQTKVIELILNKISGLGMDVQDEPENSLGEDIYANSQVNENAGTSSFINLESSREVLSLVDDRSENSVTAVDEVLAAHLAKSQASSPVMNTINDQTVVPDVSTVNDIPKAAPMVDDETGNRGTYLPQNDEDTQASVSSHAAVGSGPEDISPQVPQDGDVEGAALHEGGCISQPTASENLQQQPLDVTKAHGQWVMDSAGFGKFAAYPHYQPSDDPSWNEWVQANNRNIFGCGA